A window from Kovacikia minuta CCNUW1 encodes these proteins:
- a CDS encoding crossover junction endodeoxyribonuclease RuvC, with protein sequence MNARHDLNEAIILGIDPAIASIGFGVIQGNQALEYGVITTPANAPMYERLNQIRADIQTLCEMVKPDLAALEMPFFGRENTNASKRFAGTRGN encoded by the coding sequence ATGAACGCACGGCATGACTTGAATGAGGCGATTATTCTTGGGATTGACCCTGCGATCGCCAGCATTGGTTTTGGGGTGATTCAGGGGAATCAGGCGTTGGAATACGGAGTGATTACTACACCCGCAAACGCACCCATGTATGAGCGTTTAAATCAAATCCGCGCTGATATTCAAACCCTGTGTGAAATGGTGAAACCAGACCTGGCTGCCTTGGAGATGCCTTTTTTTGGCAGGGAGAACACAAATGCCAGCAAACGTTTTGCGGGCACTAGGGGTAATTGA